The Pseudolabrys sp. FHR47 genome contains a region encoding:
- the nifT gene encoding putative nitrogen fixation protein NifT, whose product MKVMIRRSPEVGLSIYVPKKDLEEPIVEQEHETLWGGWIRIANGWVLDLPEMAAGTTLPITVNARKRGDEE is encoded by the coding sequence ATGAAAGTGATGATCCGCCGTTCTCCGGAGGTCGGCCTGTCGATCTACGTGCCGAAAAAAGATCTCGAAGAGCCGATCGTCGAACAGGAGCATGAGACCCTGTGGGGCGGCTGGATCCGCATCGCGAACGGGTGGGTGCTCGATCTGCCGGAGATGGCGGCGGGTACGACGCTGCCCATCACGGTCAATGCACGCAAACGCGGTGACGAGGAGTGA